A single region of the Aquarana catesbeiana isolate 2022-GZ linkage group LG07, ASM4218655v1, whole genome shotgun sequence genome encodes:
- the LOC141102328 gene encoding olfactory receptor 5A2-like — translation MRNVTAIMSFTLVGLSDHPLTMNGLFIFFLLIYLMTLITNLLIFFLVLTDYHLHNPMYFFLANLAFLDMSYPSVTAPRMLFDLVTKRRSISIPACITQVFFYIFLAVSEIFLLSAMSYDRYMAICHPLHYTQIMSWRVCARMASLVWVGGCSVSLIHTLFLLRLSFCRTSSIHNFFCDLPSLYQITCTDPFINMGVVFLVSAVLGIGDVLLTFLPYVYIFGTILRIRSKPGKMKAFSTCSSHITVVSIFYGSFIFIYLVPTSSNMFNLNKLFSVISSLINPLLNPLIYSLRNKDLMEALMRSYYHLKLIWASF, via the coding sequence atgaggAATGTGACAGCGATTATGTCTTTCACTCTTGTGGGTCTATCAGACCATCCACTGACCATGAATGGACTTTTTATATTCTTCCTTCTGATTTATCTGATGACTCTTATCACAaaccttcttatttttttcttggtcCTCACTGACTACCATCTGCACaacccaatgtatttttttcttgccaACTTGGCATTTCTGGACATGTCCTATCCATCAGTGACTGCACCAAGGATGCTCTTTGATTTGGTCACAAAAAGACGATCAATATCCATTCCTGCCTGTATAACCCAAGTCTTTTTCTACATCTTCCTTGCTGTTTCAGAAATATTCTTGCTCTCAGCTATGTCCTACGACCGCTACATGGCCATCTGCCACCCtctacattacacacaaattatgtcttGGAGGGTCTGTGCTCGTATGGCCTCTCTGGTCTGGGTTGGAGGATGTTCTGTCTCTTTGATTCATACTTTATTTTTGCTCAGGTTGTCTTTCTGCAGGACATCTTCCATCCACAACTTCTTTTGTGACCTTCCAAGCTTATATCAAATTACTTGCACTGACCCCTTCATAAACATGGGGGTTGTATTCTTAGTAAGTGCTGTTCTTGGAATAGGAGATGTTCTTTTGACCTTTCTTCCCTATGTCTATATTTTCGGGACCATCCTCAGAATCCGTAGCAAGCCTGGAAAGATGAAAGCATTTTCCACCTGCTCATCACATATTACCGTGGTCTCCATCTTCTATGGCTCCTTCATTTTTATTTACTTGGTTCCAACTTCCAGCAATATGTTCAATTTAAACAAACTGTTTTCAGTCATATCTTCCCTCATTAACCCCTTGCTGAATCCTTTGATCTACAGCCTGAGGAACAAAGATCTAATGGAGGCACTTATGAGGTCATATTATCACTTGAAGTTAATCTGGGCATCATTCTGA